The following coding sequences are from one Luteimonas sp. S4-F44 window:
- the recJ gene encoding single-stranded-DNA-specific exonuclease RecJ — protein sequence MTRPPPTIRRRDSAPGGDWPSTVPALLRRIYAARGAHDLQAAQPRLAGLLPPDALSNIDAATALLADAIAQGRRILVVGDFDCDGATACAVAVRGLRMLGAGDVVHAVPNRIVHGYGLSPGLVDALAPLAPALLLTVDHGIACHAGVAAAKARGWQVLVTDHHLPGDALPPADAIVNPNLPGDRFQSKVLAGVGVIFYVLLALRRRLREAVAFAGPAPDLSTLLDLVAVGTVADLVPLDVNNRALVAAGLRRLRAGQGCPGLQALIDVSGRQAARLTTGDIGFGIAPRINAAGRLEDMAIGIECLLTDDAAQAQTLAATLHTINAERRAVQQSMLDDAEAAVAGRPPVDPAAIGVCLHDAQWHPGVVGLVASKMKDALHRPVIAFAPAEPGSDQLRGSARSIPGLHIRDVLAAVDVAHPGLIERFGGHAMAAGLSLRLEALPAFERAFGQAVATLLDPALLRAEIVTDGALGPSEFDIVHAAHLRDAGPWGQGFPEPLFDGEFAVVDWRVVGGRHLKLSLRLDGRPATVDAIHFGAWREVAPAPRERIVYRLAPDDYRGGDAVQLLVEHREPMAR from the coding sequence ATGACCCGTCCGCCGCCGACGATCCGACGTCGTGACAGCGCGCCCGGCGGGGACTGGCCGTCGACGGTGCCGGCGCTGCTGCGGCGCATCTATGCGGCGCGCGGTGCGCACGACCTGCAGGCCGCGCAGCCACGCCTGGCCGGGCTGCTGCCGCCCGACGCGCTGTCGAATATCGATGCGGCGACGGCCCTGCTCGCCGATGCCATCGCGCAGGGCAGGCGGATCCTGGTGGTCGGGGACTTCGATTGCGATGGCGCGACGGCCTGTGCGGTCGCGGTGCGCGGACTGCGCATGCTCGGCGCGGGCGATGTCGTGCATGCCGTGCCCAATCGCATCGTCCACGGTTACGGGCTGTCGCCCGGCCTGGTCGATGCGCTGGCGCCGCTGGCCCCGGCACTCTTGCTGACGGTCGACCACGGCATCGCCTGCCATGCCGGCGTCGCCGCGGCAAAGGCGCGGGGCTGGCAGGTGCTGGTGACCGACCACCATCTGCCGGGCGACGCGTTGCCGCCGGCCGATGCGATCGTCAATCCGAATCTGCCCGGCGACCGCTTCCAGAGCAAGGTGCTGGCGGGCGTCGGGGTGATCTTCTACGTGCTGCTGGCGCTGCGCAGGCGGCTGCGCGAGGCCGTTGCCTTCGCAGGGCCGGCACCGGATCTGTCGACGCTGCTCGATCTGGTCGCGGTGGGTACGGTCGCCGATCTCGTGCCGCTGGACGTCAACAACCGGGCGCTGGTCGCGGCCGGGCTGCGCCGGCTGCGCGCCGGGCAGGGCTGCCCCGGCCTGCAGGCCTTGATCGATGTGTCGGGGCGACAGGCGGCGCGCCTGACCACGGGCGACATCGGCTTCGGCATCGCACCGCGCATCAATGCCGCCGGCCGCCTGGAGGACATGGCGATCGGTATCGAATGCCTGCTCACCGACGACGCGGCCCAGGCGCAGACGCTCGCGGCGACGCTGCACACGATCAATGCCGAGCGCCGCGCAGTGCAGCAGTCGATGCTCGACGACGCCGAGGCCGCGGTCGCCGGCCGGCCGCCGGTCGATCCCGCGGCGATCGGGGTCTGCCTGCACGATGCGCAATGGCATCCGGGCGTCGTCGGTCTTGTGGCCTCGAAGATGAAGGACGCGCTGCACCGGCCGGTGATCGCGTTCGCACCGGCCGAGCCCGGCAGCGATCAGCTGCGTGGCTCGGCGCGTTCGATCCCGGGCCTGCATATCCGCGACGTGCTGGCCGCGGTCGATGTGGCGCATCCCGGCCTGATCGAGCGCTTCGGCGGCCATGCGATGGCGGCGGGCCTGAGCCTGCGACTCGAGGCGTTACCCGCGTTCGAGCGCGCCTTCGGGCAGGCGGTCGCGACCCTGCTCGATCCGGCGCTGCTGCGGGCGGAGATCGTCACCGACGGTGCGCTCGGCCCCAGCGAATTCGACATCGTGCACGCCGCGCACCTGCGCGACGCCGGCCCCTGGGGCCAGGGCTTCCCCGAACCGCTGTTCGACGGCGAGTTCGCGGTTGTCGACTGGCGGGTGGTCGGCGGGCGGCATCTCAAGCTCAGCCTGCGGCTCGACGGCCGCCCGGCGACCGTCGATGCGATCCATTTCGGTGCCTGGCGCGAGGTCGCACCGGCGCCGCGCGAGCGCATCGTCTATCGCCTCGCGCCCGACGACTACCGCGGCGGCGATGCGGTGCAGTTGCTGGTCGAGCACCGCGAGCCGATGGCCCGCTGA
- the prfB gene encoding peptide chain release factor 2 (programmed frameshift) encodes MIELNPVRQRIADLRGRLDALRGYLDYDARRERLEEVERELEDPNIWNDPERAQALGRERATLDKTVNGIRTLTEGLDGAAELLELAESENDEDTAQAVVADVEGYATQVDKLEFQRMFSGEMDSAAAFVDIQAGAGGTEAQDWAEMLLRMYLRWAESRGWKAELMEVSGGEVAGIKSATFRVEGDFAYGWLKTEIGVHRLVRKSPFDSDNRRHTSFTSVFVSPEVDDKIDIEINPADLRTDVYRSSGAGGQHVNKTESAVRITHVPTNTVVACQTERSQHANRDRAMKMLAAKLYELELQKRNAEKDALEATKSDIGWGSQIRNYVLDQSRIKDLRTGVERSDTQKVLDGDLDEFVEAALKSGLEAGAKRLDAN; translated from the exons ATGATCGAACTCAATCCTGTTCGCCAGCGCATCGCCGACCTTCGCGGTCGGCTGGATGCGCTGAGGGGGTATCTT GACTACGACGCCCGTCGCGAGCGTCTAGAAGAAGTCGAGCGCGAGCTCGAGGACCCGAACATCTGGAACGACCCCGAACGCGCGCAAGCGCTGGGTCGCGAGCGCGCCACGCTCGACAAGACCGTCAATGGCATCCGCACGCTGACCGAGGGCCTGGACGGGGCGGCCGAACTGCTGGAGCTGGCCGAATCGGAGAACGACGAGGACACCGCACAGGCGGTCGTCGCCGATGTCGAGGGCTACGCCACCCAGGTCGACAAGCTGGAGTTCCAGCGCATGTTCTCCGGCGAGATGGACTCGGCCGCCGCCTTCGTCGACATCCAGGCCGGCGCCGGCGGCACCGAAGCCCAGGACTGGGCCGAAATGCTGCTGCGCATGTATCTGCGCTGGGCCGAAAGCCGCGGCTGGAAGGCCGAGCTGATGGAGGTCTCGGGCGGTGAAGTGGCGGGCATCAAGTCGGCGACGTTCCGCGTCGAGGGCGACTTCGCCTACGGCTGGCTCAAGACCGAGATCGGTGTGCACCGGCTGGTGCGCAAATCGCCGTTCGATTCCGACAACCGCCGGCATACCTCGTTCACCTCGGTGTTCGTGTCTCCGGAGGTCGACGACAAGATCGACATCGAGATCAACCCGGCCGACTTGCGAACCGATGTCTACCGCTCGTCCGGTGCCGGCGGTCAGCACGTCAACAAGACCGAGTCGGCGGTGCGCATCACCCACGTGCCGACCAACACCGTCGTCGCCTGCCAGACCGAACGCAGCCAGCATGCCAACCGCGACCGCGCGATGAAGATGCTCGCCGCCAAGCTCTATGAACTGGAACTGCAGAAGCGCAATGCCGAGAAGGACGCGCTGGAAGCGACCAAGTCCGACATCGGCTGGGGCAGTCAGATCCGCAACTACGTGCTCGACCAGAGCCGCATCAAAGATCTGCGCACGGGCGTGGAGCGCAGCGACACCCAGAAGGTGCTCGACGGCGACCTGGACGAGTTCGTCGAAGCCGCGCTCAAGTCCGGACTGGAGGCCGGCGCCAAGCGCCTGGATGCCAACTGA